One window from the genome of Clarias gariepinus isolate MV-2021 ecotype Netherlands chromosome 15, CGAR_prim_01v2, whole genome shotgun sequence encodes:
- the ncl gene encoding nucleolin, protein MVKLAKAGKKQVKEAPPKKKAPPPPKEVEESSEEDSDEEEAPPPKAAAKKNTAPVKGVKNGKAPAKQESEDEDDDDESEEEAAPAKAPATKAAPAKKAAAESDDDDDDDDESEEEPPKKTPAKSAKAVPAKAKPVKAKAVPAKKEESDDDDDDDDDDDDESEEEEAPPPKKAAPAKSSGKAAPPKPAAKAAPAKEESEDEEEDDESEEEEMDTTPAPAKKAAVKKAKEESEEEEDDDDDDDEEDDDDEEEDEDAAPVTPGKRKADVKKEKGTPPAKKAKSDGEAFSLFMGNLNSEKSFEEIKEGVSKFFKKEGLVIQDVRLGGSKKFGYVDFATEEELQKALSLSGKKFMGLAIKLDRARSKEDSQESKKERDARTLFVKNLPYSATSDDLKEIFDQAMDIRIPVGHNGTSRGIAYIEFKTEAIAEKMLEETQGSDVQGRSIMVDFTGAKSRQSSKGPASAPANKVLVVNNLAFSATEESLQNVFEKAVAIRIPQNNGRPKGFAFVEFENTDDAKEAMDSCNNTDIEGRSIRLEFSQNRGEGGGRGGSGPTKTLFVKGLSDETTDQTLRDAFEGAVAARIATDKDTGSCKGYGFVDFDSEEDCKAAKEAMDDAEIDGNKVTLDYAKPKGEGGRGGGRGGFGGFGGRDGGRGGFGGRGGGRGGFRGGRGGGGYRGGGRGGFRGGRGGGGGPRPQGKKIKFDD, encoded by the exons ATGGTGAAGCTCGCAAAG GCGGGGAAAAAGCAAGTGAAGGAAGCGCCCCCAAAGAAAAAGGCTCCTCCACCTCCAAAGGAAGTTGAAGAGTCCAGCGAGGAGGATAGTGATGAAGAAGAG gCCCCACCACCCAAAGCTGCAGCCAAGAAGAACACCGCTCCAGTAAAGGGAGTGAAAAATGGAAAAGCCCCTGCTAAGCAAGAAAGTgaagatgaggatgatgatgatgaatctG AGGAAGAGGCTGCTCCAGCTAAAGCTCCAGCCACTAAAGCAGCACCTGCCAAGAAAGCAGCTGCGGAATCagacgatgatgatgacgacgatGATGAATCTG AAGAAGAGCCACCCAAAAAGACCCCTGCTAAATCCGCTAAGGCCGTTCCTGCTAAAGCAAAACCTGTGAAGGCTAAAGCAGTTCCTGCAAAAAAGGAGGagtctgatgatgatgatgatgatgacgacgatgatg ATGATGAATCAGAAGAGGAGGAAGCTCCACCTCCTAAAAAAGCAGCCCCTGCTAAATCTAGTGGTAAAGCTGCCCCTCCTAAACCTGCTGCTAAAGCAGCTCCAGCTAAAGAGGAGTCtgaggatgaagaggaggatgatg AGTCAGAGGAAGAGGAAATGGACACAACACCTGCGCCAGCCAAAAAAGCAGCAGTGAAAAAGGCTAAGGAGGAatctgaggaggaggaggatgacgatgatgatgatgacgaggaagatgatgatgacgaggaggaggatgaagacg CTGCTCCTGTAACACCAGGAAAGAGAAAGGCTGATGTAAAGAAGGAGAAAGGAACACCGCCAGCTAAAAAAGCCAAATCTGATGGAGAAG CTTTCAGTTTATTTATGGGTAACCTGAACTCCGAGAAGAGTTTTGAAGAAATTAAAGAAGGCGTCAGTAAATTCTTCAAAAAAGAGGGTCTTGTGATTCAGGATGTTCGCCTAGGTGGCTCCAA GAAGTTTGGTTATGTCGACTTTGCCACAGAAGAGGAGCTTCAGAAAGCTCTCAGCCTCAGCGGGAAGAAGTTTATGGGTCTTGCAATCAAACTAGACAGAGCCAGAAGTAAAGAAGACtcccaggaaagcaaaaagG AGAGAGATGCCCGGACGCTGTTTGTGAAAAATCTGCCATACTCTGCAACCTCAGATGACCTGAAAGAGATTTTCGATCAAGCAATGGATATCAGGATACCTGTCGGCCACAATGGCACCAGCAGAGG AATTGCATACATTGAATTCAAGACAGAAGCAATCGCTGAGAAAATGTTGGAGGAGACACAGGGTTCAGATGTTCAGGGCCGATCAATCATGGTGGACTTTACAGGTGCCAAAAGCAGACAGAGCAGCAAAGGACCAG CTTCTGCACCTGCAAACAAGGTTCTGGTTGTAAATAATCTAGCGTTCAGTGCCACAGAAGAGTCCCTTCAGAATGTGTTTGAGAAAGCCGTCGCTATCAGAATACCACAGAATAATGGCCGGCCGAAAGG GTTTGCCTTTGTCGAGTTTGAAAACACAGATGATGCCAAGGAAGCGATGGATTCATGCAATAACACAGACATCGAAGGCAGGAGCATCAGACTAGAGTTCAGCCAGAACAGAGGAGAAGGCGGTGGACGAGGAGGATCAG gaCCCACAAAAACACTGTTTGTTAAAGGCCTGTCAGACGAAACGACAGATCAAACCCTGAGGGATGCGTTTGAGGGCGCTGTCGCTGCCAGAATCGCCACAGACAAAGATACAGGATCATGTAAAGG GTACGGCTTTGTTGACTTTGACAGTGAGGAGGACTGCAAAGCAGCAAAAGAAGCAATGGATGATGCAGAAATAGATGGAAATAAAGTGACTCTGGACTATGCCAAGCCGAAAGGAGAAGGAGGAAGAGGCGGCGGACGGGGAGGATTCGGAGGATTTGGAGGAAGAGATGGTGGAAGGGGTGGAtttggaggaagaggaggaggaaggggtGGATTTAGAggagggagaggaggaggaggatatcGTGGAGGCGGAAGAGGAGGATTTAGAG gTGGTCGAGGTGGAGGAGGTGGACCAAGACCTCAAGGAAAGAAGATAAAGTTTGACGATTAA